A window of Perognathus longimembris pacificus isolate PPM17 chromosome 6, ASM2315922v1, whole genome shotgun sequence contains these coding sequences:
- the Jarid2 gene encoding protein Jumonji isoform X2 has translation MVYFGSSQDEEDVEEEDDETEDVKTATNNASSSCQSTPRKGKTHKHVHNGHVFNGSNRSTREKEPVQKHKSKEATPGKEKHSDHRADRREQASAAQPAATPSSGSSAKGLAANHHHPPLHRSAQDLRKQVSKVNGVTRMSSLGASATSAKKIREVRPSPSKTVKYTATVTRGTVTYTKAKRELAKETKPNHHKPSSAVNHTISGKTESSNAKTRKQVLSLGGASKSTGPAVNGLKASSRLNPKSCTKEVGGRQLREGLRNSKRRLEEAQQATTKPQSPPKKMKGASGSAEAPGKKAAASASASAEKPQLNGHVKKEVPERNLERNRPKRATAAKSTPGKQAHGKTDSASCENRSTSQPESLHKPHDPPPSKPEKGGGKSGWASMDEIPVLRPSAKEFHDPLIYIESVRAQVEKYGMCRVIPPPDWRPECKLNDEMRFVTQIQHIHKLGRRWGPNVQRLACIKKHLRSQGITMDELPLIGGCELDLACFFRLINEMGGMQQVTDLKKWNKLADMLRIPKTAQDRLAKLQEAYCQYLLSYDSLSPEEHRRLEKEVLMEKEILEKRKGPLEGHTENDQHKFHPLPRFEPKNGLIHGVAPRNGFRSKLKEVSQAPLKTGRRRLFAQEKEVVKEEEEDKGVLNDFHKCIYKGRSVSLTTFYRTARNIMNMCFSKEPAPAEIEQEYWRLVEEKDCHVAVHCGKVDTNTHGSGFPVGKSEPFSRHGWNLTVLPNNTGSILRHLGAVPGVTIPWLNIGMVFSTSCWSRDQNHLPYIDYLHTGADCIWYCIPAEEENKLEDVVHTLLQANGTPGLQMLESNVMISPEVLCKEGIKVHRTVQQSGQFVVCFPGSFVSKVCCGYSVSETVHFATTQWTSMGFETAKEMKRRHIAKPFSMEKLLYQIAQAEAKKENGPTLSTISALLDELRDTELRQRRQLFEAGLHSSARYGSHDSSSAVADGKKKPRKWLQLETSERRCQVCQHLCYLSMVVQENENVVFCLECALRHVEKQKSCRGLKLMYRYDEEQIISLVNQICGKVSSKNGSIENCLSKPTPKRGPRKRATVDVPPSRLSASGSSKSASSSS, from the exons tTTTCAATGGTTCCAACAGGTCCACACGGGAGAAAGAACCTGttcaaaaacacaaaagcaaagagGCCACTCCcgggaaggagaagcacagcgATCACAGGGCTGACAGGAGGGAGCAGGCCTCGGCAGCCCAGCCTGCGGCGACCCCCTCCTCAGGCTCCTCGGCCAAGGGGCTCGCtgccaaccaccaccacccccctctgCATCGGTCGGCTCAGGATTTACGGAAGCAG GTTTCTAAGGTAAACGGAGTCACTCGAATGTCATCTCTGGGTGCAAGTGCAACCAGTGCCAAAAAGATCCGCGAAGTGAGACCTTCACCATCCAAAACTGTGAAGTACACTGCCACGGTGACGCGGGGGACTGTCACATACACCAAAGCCAAGAGGGAACTGGCCAAGGAAACCAAACCCAATCACCACAAGCCCAGTTCAGCCGTCAACCACACAATCTCAGGGAAAACCGAAAGTAGCAATGCAAAAACCCGCAAACAGGTGCTATCCCTTGGGGGGGCGTCCAAGTCCACCGGGCCTGCCGTCAACGGCCTGAAGGCCAGCAGCAGGTTGAACCCAAAGTCATGCACTAAGGAGGTGGGGGGGCGGCAGCTGAGGGAGGGGCTGCGGAACTCCAAGAGGAGACTAGAAGAGGCACAGCAGGCGACCACCAAGCCGCAGTCGCCCCCCAAGAAGATGAAAGGGGCGTCTGGCTCGGCCGAAGCCCCTGGCAAAAAGGCGGCCGCGTCGGCGTCTGCCTCGGCAGAGAAGCCGCAGCTGAATGGACACGTGAAGAAGGAAGTGCCCGAGCGCAATCTGGAGAGGAATCGGCCGAAGCGGGCCACCGCCGCCAAGAGCACGCCGGGCAAACAAGCACACGGCAAGACGGACAGCGCCTCCTGTGAAAATCGTTCTACCTCGCAACCCGAGTCCTTGCACAAGCCGCACGACCCGCCTCCGAGCAAGCCGGAGAAAGGGGGCGGCAAGTCCGGGTGGGCGTCCATGGATGAGATCCCCGTCCTCAGGCCCTCCGCCAAGGAGTTTCATGACCCACTCATCTACATCGAGTCGGTCCGAGCTCAGGTGGAGAAGTACGGGATGTGCCGGGTCATCCCCCCTCCGGACTGGCGGCCCGAGTGCAAGCTCAACGACGAGATGCGGTTTGTCACGCAGATCCAGCACATCCACAAGCTGGGCCGGCGCTGGGGCCCCAACGTGCAGCGACTGGCCTGCATCAAGAagcacctcagatctcagggcATCACCATGGACGAGCTCCCGCTCATAG GAGGCTGCGAGCTCGACCTGGCCTGCTTTTTCCGGCTGATTAACGAGATGGGCGGCATGCAGCAAGTGACTGACCTCAAAAAATGGAACAAACTAGCAGACATGCTGCGCATCCCCAAAACTGCCCAGGACCGGCTGGCCAAGCTGCAGGAGGCCTACTGCCAGTACCTGCTCTCCTATGACTCGCTGTCGCCTGAGGAGCACCGGCGGCTGGAGAAGGAGGTGCTCATGGAGAAGGAGATCCTGGAGAAGCGCAAGGGGCCGCTGGAGGGCCACACAGAGAATGACCAGCACAAGTTCCACCCGCTGCCCCGCTTTGAGCCCAAGAACGGGCTCATCCACGGCGTGGCTCCCCGGAATGGCTTCCGCAGCAAGCTCAAGGAGGTGAGCCAGGCCCCGCTGAAGACGGGCCGGCGACGACTGTTCGCTCAGGAAAAGGAAGTggtcaaggaggaggaggaggataaaggGGTCCTCAACGACTTCCACAAGTGCATCTATAAG GGAAGGTCTGTTTCTCTGACGACTTTTTATCGAACAGCGAGAAATATCATGAACATGTGCTTCAGCAAGGAGCCTGCGCCAGCTGAGATTGAG CAAGAGTACTGGAGGCTAGTGGAAGAGAAGGACTGCCATGTGGCAGTACACTGTGGCAAGGTGGACACGAACACTCATGGCAGTGGGTTCCCGGTGGGCAAGTCAGAGCCCTTTTCAAG GCATGGATGGAACCTCACCGTCCTCCCCAATAACACAGGGTCCATCCTGCGTCACCTCGGTGCTGTGCCTG GAGTGACTATTCCCTGGCTAAATATTGGCATGGTCTTTTCTACCTCATGCTGGTCTCGAGACCAAAATCACCTTCCATATATTGACTACTTACACACTGGTGCTGACTGCATTTG GTATTGCATTCCTGCTGAGGAGGAGAACAAGCTGGAGGACGTGGTCCACACCCTGCTGCAGGCCAACGGTACCCCAGGGCTGCAGATGCTGGAAAGCAATGTCATG ATCTCCCCggaggtgctgtgcaaagaggggaTCAAGGTGCACAGGACGGTGCAGCAGAGCGGCCAGTTCGTCGTCTGCTTCCCAGGGTCCTTCGTGTCCAAAGTGTGCTGTGGCTATAGCGTCTCAGAAACCGTGCACTTTGCTACCACCCAGTGGACGAGTATGGGCTTCGAGACGGCCAAG GAGATGAAGCGCCGCCATATTGCCAAGCCATTCTCCATGGAGAAGCTGCTGTACCAGATTGCACAAGcggaagcaaaaaaggaaaacggCCCCACTCTCAGTACCATCTCAGCCCTTTTGGATGAGCTCAG GGATACAGAGCTGAGGCAGCGCAGGCAGCTGTTCGAAGCCGGTCTTCACTCCTCCGCGCGCTATGGCAGCCATGACAGCAGCAGCGCGGTGGCAGATGGGAAGAAAAAGCCTCGAAAGTGGCTGCAGTTGGAGACCTCGGAGAGGAGGTGTCAGGTCTGCCAGCACCTGTGCTACCTGTCCATG GTGGTGCAGGAGAATGAGAATGTCGTTTTCTGCCTGGAGTGCGCCCTGCGCCATGTGGAGAAGCAGAAGTCCTGCCGTGGGCTGAAGCTGATGTACCGCTACGACGAG GAACAAATCATCAGCCTGGTCAATCAGATCTGTGGCAAAGTGTCCAGTAAAAACGGCAGCATTGAGAACTGTCTCAGTAAACCCACACCAAAAAGAGGCCCCCGCAAGAGAGCGACCGTGGACGTGCCGCCATCCCGGCTGTCAGCCTCCGGCTCCTCCAAAAGTGCTTCAAGCTCATCATGA